The stretch of DNA AGATCAAATTTGAGTGGTAATTATTTTCGCTTCCACAAAAGATGCTGTAAAGTTTTAGTAAGCTGCTTTGTCATTTTCATGAGCACTTTAATGGCTCAATTTCCAAAGACGTATAGCCTTCTAAGAttcttatgttttgcatcatattgGCAGTGTCCTCTGCTTAATATCAGTTACTGTCCTGCATCTGAAGCTCGTCTATCCACCGGGAAAAGCCTGGTAAATCTGTCAGACATGCTGACTTTTAGTGTATGAAGTTTTGGATCTCTCGGTTAGTTGTTCTATCTTCTTTTCACACTACTCTCTCCTTGTAGGTGGTTGTTGTTTACAACTCTCTTGGATGGAAACGAGAGGAAGTTGTCCGAGTTCctgttagtatatatattttttcccttGTTTATTATCCAATACTATCTGCCATTCATCCCAGCATTTACGAAATGTACATGATAATTTCTTTTAGGTGTCATCTGAAAATGTTATCGTGAAAGATGCATCTGGGAAAGAAGTCGTGTCTCAGCTTCTACCTCTTTCAGACATTACATTGAGAATAAGAAATGAGTATGTCAAAGCGTATCTAGGAAGATCACCAAGGAATACTGCAAAACATGTGCTTGCATTTACAGCTTCAGTACCACCTCTTGGGTTCAGCTCGTATGTCATCTCAGACACTGGACGAACATGTATGTTTCAGAATGTGAATTATAGGATCTTGAATACAAGTTCTTGTGTTCTGGCTCGACTAGTCACCATAACAATTGGTTCTCACTGATATCAACAGACGTTTTGTATTTACTTGCATCTCTGttttctaatttgattttaGCGCGTGGACCATCTGCGTCAGATGTTACTTCTGGAAGCATGAATCAAAATGTAGAAGTTGGCCAAGGAAATCTAAAGTTATTCTATTCAGAAGAGGGACTGAAAATGACTCGTTATTTAAGTACAAGAAATCAGGTGTGccttttttcttaatcataaCTTCCCTATTTTCCCATTCGAGTATGTTAAAATCATCTGATGTTGATTTGTGGTTAATTTTAAGGTTACTGCAGAACAATCATATGCTTATTACATTGGAAGCAATGGAACTGACAAGGATCNGGTATGTTTCAAAATGTGAATTATAGGATCTTGAATACAAGTTCTTATGTTCTGGCTCGACTAGCCACCATAACAATTGGTTTTCACTGATATCACGTTTTGTATTTACTTGCATCtctgttttctaattttattttagcgCGTGGACCATCTGCGTCAGATGTTACTTCTGGAAGCATGAATCAAAATGTAGAAGTTGGCCAAGGAAATCTAAAGTTATTCTATTCGGAAGAGGGACTGAAAATGACTCGTTATTTAAGTACAAGAAATCAGGTGTGCCTTTTTCCTTAATCAGAACTTCCCTATTTTCCCATTCGAGTATGTTAAAATCATCTGATGTTGATTTGTGGTAAATTTTAAGGTTACTGCAGAACAATCATATGCTTATTACATTGGAAGCAATGGAACTGACAAGGATCCACAGGTAGCTCAGTTCTTTATCAGATACAACTTTATCTATATCTTCTTGTCGTGTTTTAAACCGTTCTCTTCTCATTTATTTGTAAGGCTTCTGGAGCTTACGTTTTTCGACCAGATGGTGTGCTTCCGATTAAATCCGAAGGAGAGGTATTACATATAACCTGCATTTATAACCTTATTTCCTGACCGTATgtgaaaatacaaaagaaaagtaattgTCTTGACTGAATCAGGCTCAATTGACTGTTGTTCGGGGGCCTTTATTTGATGAAGTGCACCAGGATTTTAACTCTTGGATATCACAGGTCATTTTCTCTTGCAAATATATATTGTTCTAGACTATTTTACTTACGTTACAGTAACTATAACTCTTGATTCATCTTGTGATGGTTCTGTTAATTTGCAGATTACCAGAGTGTACAAGGGAAAAAACCATGCTGAAATTGAGTTCACTGTGAGTGGATCTCTCTTTATCTTCACATGTCTTCGTGTTGAACTGATGAAGACAATTTTAGTCTTATTATTCCCTGCTTTCTAGGTTGGGCCTATACCAGCTGATGATGGTATTAGCAAGGAGGTTATCACTAAACTGACAACCACCATGAAGACAAATGGAACATTTTACACAGATTCTAATGGACGTGACTTCATCAAACGGGTATAGATGCAAACTTCATGTGTAcaatagtttattatttttgtaacaacTGTATTGCTTTTATTGTAACATACTTATTCATATTTTCTTGCAGATTCGGGACTTCAGAACAGACTGGGACTTGCAAGTGTACCAACCGGTTTCTGGGAACTATTATCCTGTAAGGCATCAAATCCATCTGAGATTCCTTCTCGTGATATACTAAGGTCTTGTACTTGACTGAGACGCATTATATCCACCTTTTCCataacatactttttttttccagataaATCTCGGGATATACATGCAAGATAAAACCTCAGAGCTATCGGTATTGGTGGATCGTGCTGTAGGGGGCTCCAGCTTAGAGAACGGCCAGATCGAGTTGATGCTTCATCGGTCTGTCAACTAACTTTCTCTATATAATCAAGAaaagtatatattgttttgctcGTGTTTCAcctctttttgtttcattcgTGTAGGAGAATGCAGCATGATGATATAAGAGGTGTTGGCGAGATTCTTAATGAGACAGTCTGTCTCCCTGAAGGATGCAAAGGATTAACAGTAAGCTTAAGTTTTCATATCATTTTAAGCCGTCCAAGTTGCAACGTATCAGCTTTTAAGGGATCATGTAACAGAGCTTGTTCCAAGGTGGTACTTAATCGTTTTTTTAGCCTAAAATAGTTTGGATAACTTTTGAGTTGTTTTGCAGATACGAGGGAAGTTTTATGTACAGATAGATAAACCTGGAGATGGGGCAAAATGGCGTCGAACATTTGGTCAAGAAATTTATTCACCACTACTTCTAGCATTCACAGAACAGGTTGCTCTTGAAAACGAAATATTTACTTCTCTCCTCTTTTAGGTAGTGAAGTGAGATTAggtatttatttctttttgtaggAAGGAGATAGTTGGATTAATTCACATCAGACGACTTTCTCAGCATTTGAACCGTCATACTCATTACCTAAAAACGTCGCATTACTCACGCTCCAGGTTAGTTGGATTGTGTACTGTACTGTATATGTCATAGACGTTTTATTATTTGACCACACTATGATTAATTTTGACATGTCCAGGAGTTGGAAAATGGGGAAGTTCTTTTAAGGCTTGCTCACTTATTCGAGGTTCTTACTTATCCTCTCTCTAATATGTTCCCACCATTAATCTGTTATGGCTATGTGCTTTTTGGTTGTGGAAATGAAGTTACTATGGCAGTTAAGATAGCAAATGATTAGAAATATTGACAAACTTGGAATACTTAGAAAACCCATCCAGGaaaccaaaacaatttattGTATAGAGTTAGTTCTtaacacaaatatatagagTTAGTTCTtaacacaaatatatagagTTAGTTATTGTATAGGTGTATTTTTTACCTAAGGTCAAACTGTTTTCAACTTTTCGTGCTTATATTCCAAAAATGCTGCTATGTCATTTCTGACGACGATTAAGTTTGGATTTTCTTATTAATCCCACATGTGAAATAAGATGAGACCTGAAGTAATATAGAAGGGACTTGGTCCTGTCCAATTGGTTTTAAATTGAAAACCCATGAACTTTTGACAGTTTCgcttttttgggaaattttggGCCTCTAAGCAGCGGTTAAAATCTGAATTTGATTTCTCTTAATGGTTTTCATCTTAGTTGAGTCCTTTTGAGTTACTGTCTTGTTAACCTTGTGAAGGTTGGTGAGGATAGTGAGTACTCAGTTATGGCAAAAGTAGAGCTGAAGAAACTATTCCACAACAAAAAGGTACGcgaagaacaagaagatccaTCTCATATTTGTGTCACTGtgttttaacaaaaacaactgCTGTTCTATTTTAACTTGTTTGAACAGATAAGCCAAGTGAAAGAGACAAGTCTTTCAGGGAACCAAGAGAAGGCGCAGATGGAGAAGAGAAGGCTAATCTGGAAAGTAGAAGGCTCGGCCGGGGAAGAAGTAAAAAGGGGAGGAGCGATGGACGCAGAGAAGCTAGTGGTTGAGCTAGTTCCGATGGAAATTCGAACATTCTTAATCAAGTTTGATGATCACATTGAAATGGTTGGTGATAGTGACAGGGACAGCAACAACTTACGTGAATAAAACGGTTTCAATTGTTCTTAGATGGTCATTTGTTACGACTTTAAACCGGGTATGATGACTTCATTTATGTGTGTTGACTGTTGACAcctttttttaacttattaatAGGATAGtcaacaccttttttttttttttttttttttttNAAACAATGTTTCGGGTAATTAGTCAATCAAATATGCAACATTCAAAGTCTTAACTTTccttcaaaaactaaaatggcTAAGTTACCAAACTAGGGGATCGACTAAAACATTCAAAGTACTAAACTTTCGTTGAACAAATACAATGAGCTAAGTTTCTCTACCAAACATCCAATGAAGATTCAACAAAAATGCAAAGACGTTGTATTTTTTCAACCAAATATATTTCAATGGAGTATatttcttccaaaaaaaatgaGGTATTAAACGTCCTAATAAAAAATAGATCGGATACTTTGTGGCTTTTTTCTCAGAattaaacataataaatttatgTTGCTTTGTTTCTACTAAAAATATATGCCAAACTTCTTCTTTGTATCAAATTACTGACCAGTTCTTCTCAAGCCAAATTTCTCTATATaactaaaccttaaaccctcttcttttctctttttttggttaagtatataataattttcttttgctatACGGATATGGGAACTTATGAATTCTTCGTATGTTTCTTCATGCCCTCTCTTTCACTCTATTTCAAAGATGCATGTTTATCTGATGTACTCTTTTCAATACCTCACTTTCACTATGTTTGAAATGGGTATCTACAAACAAAGTTATCTCCTTTACATTGTCATACTAGATGGTTGCCCACATGATCATGGATGAtgtatttttagggttttatataattttattgatttttgattatgatagaatcatatatatatatatatatgatttgattgtttgatacatATATCGAGATTAGTTTTcattaaattctatattaaatataaattgtaggtGTGATTCTTTATATATGGCAGCAAATAAGTCATTTTTCTTGGTTCTTTGAAATGTTgaacaaaaaatttattattcataataaaattttgttcatcttattatgagaaacattttttttctccaaaagaaTGGACGAAGAGAACAAATTCCATGTtactaaaaattcataaaaaaatccattaatatttacatatttagtaTCTAATACCATATTTCTCGAGAAAAATCCTCAAACGGTTTCTAACACCATAAAACTGAACacatattacatataattatatgttttccAACTAATTTCTCTGATAAGATTTTGTATTTACGTAAcatcatacatatatttataatatgaaaaagtaaataaaaataaaaaataagcaaaacatatgtaaaaaataagaaaacatatgtaaaatataaacaaaacataagtaaaatatttttacatatgtgtttctataacaaataaatagaCTCTTAGATGTCATACCATATAGTATGATGACTTCATTTATATGTGTTGACACCTTTTTTAACTTATTAATAGGATAAtcaacaccttttttttttttattcgcaGAAGTCAGAACAATGTTTCGGGTAATTAGTCAATCAAATATGGAACATTCAAAGTCTTAACTTtcattcaaaaactaaaatggcTAATTTACCAAACTAGGCGATCGACAAAAACATTCAAAGTATTAAACTTCGTTCAACAAATTAAATGAGCTAAGTTTCTCTACCAAACATccaaatttcaacaaaaatgcAAAGACGATGTATTTTTCTACCAAATATATTTGGATAGAATATAtttcttccaacaaaaaaataagatattaaacgtccaaataaaacaTAGATGGGATATTTTCTGGCTTTTTCCCAGGATTAAATGTAATAAGTTtacgtttctttgttttagatgAGAGTGTTTCTACTAAAAATATATGCCAAACTGCTTCTTTGTATCAAATTACTGACCATTTCTTCTCAAGCCAAACTTCTCTATATAACTGAACCATAAAccctcttcttttctctttttttggttaagtatatagtaattttctttttctataaagATATGGGAACGTATGAATTCTTCGTATGTTTCTTCATGCCCTCTCTTTCACTCTATTTCAAAGATGCATCTTAATCTGATGTACTCTTCTCAATACCTCACTTTCACTATTGTTCCTCGGTAACGTGTTTGAAATGGGTATCGACAAACAAAGTTATCTCCCTTACATTGTCATACTAGATGGTTGCCCATGTGATCATGGATGatgtatttttagttttttatataattttattgatttgtgattatgatagaatcatatatatatgatttgattgtttgatacatATATCGAGAATAGTTTTcattaaattctatataaaatataaattgtaggtGTGATTCTTTATATATGGCAGCAAATTAGtcatttttcttggttttttgaaatgttgaacaaaaaagttattattcataataaaattttgttcatCTTGTTATGAGAAACAATTTTTTCTCCAAAAGAATGGACGAAGAGACCAAATTCCATGTtactaaaaattcataaaaatatccattaatatttacatatttagtaATACCATATTTCTCGAGAAAATCCTCAAACGGTTTCTAACACCATAGAACTGAACacatattacatataattatatgttttccAACTAATTTCTCTGATAAGATTTTGTATTTACGTAAcatcatacatatatttataatatgaaaaagtaaataaaaaaataaaaaataagcaaaacatatgtaaaatattagaaaacatatataaaatataaacaaaacgtaagtaaaatatttttacttatgtgtttttataacaaataaaatagactctTAGATGTCATACTATATTTTTTACTGCGATGTTAGCATTTTATTAGTTcattaattttcatataaaatttaaatacaagTTTCACGTGGTTATTCATCTTACTttcaaacatataatatattatataatactctattgataaaaataaaagattaggaAATATAAAATTGGATTAATATTTAGTGCTGTATAACTGTTTTATGTGTTTCCAAAATAGATCCTTAGtgaatttttaattaatcttaattaaactaatagaatttatatattaaaattaaataaaatggcACATGTCAAAAGATtatgaaactaaaataaatatcagCTTCTCATATATTAGATTTTGTGGAaaccttactttattatataagtgataactctctaatttacatgtttttagcatacttttttgtctatattttgcattgttcatacctctaatttagcatttttaggccattaactgtaggaattcacttttagagcatttagggtgttgcatttctgcatttgcatattttggatgaaaacaggtgctaaagagccaaaaatagggaaaaataaggacaactcgagcatgtacccgaagaaGCCATCGAGCTATaagaacaagtctgaaccccaacacgatcgaggaagatccaagagcatgaagagcaacccgaagatccacccgaggagtaacccgacttcaccctcatgtaccccatcgagtagaccatcgggtaagtctgggaagctaggtcaaatgggtttccatatataaaccccctcttcccctagctcgcaaacgagcacgccgcagaccctcaaaccagagagcgagagcttctgtgagataactgagcgactcaacatttttcttcttgttttgcatttttattttgtagttttcttagatttttatcccttactctttctactctactctatcttttaatacaatgtcatttttatttattttgattgctttgttattcgtttctatgtccgagtagtgtagtaaagtttctagggatgggatagatgattttgtgttcttgatcggttaggatgctttagttgattgtaaatgattgatagatttccttctaggttggtgttcttaatgctgtcaacagaccgaaaggttgagattagatctagggcgtttacaaatgctacaggccgaaaggagtagataaaatgcttgatttagccaatgctagaggtttacttaactctgagtaacaaaattagatgagtttaagtctactgacaataatgaatcgttcttaatgcctgcttgttcatattgctagtgcgacagtgtggtaatgtgttcaaggttgattgttgctagtgcgaaagtgtggtgacaaggtcttagaggttcattgtctaggaaataattgcttgaggcatgtaaggcatccgtactggtctagaacacttaggattcgattacccccatccttaggaactttcgtattttatttatttgcatttctttcacttactcgactacttacccgatcaggtacacgataacctgtatcgagtaatacctcgagctgttcatatctcacttgcatactcgatcaccccactcgatcctgtactcgattgcttgcatcgagtgcttaggtcgtgtggtttacttgtttatattcttttattttgtttattttaggattgttaaaactaaaaccctaattgcttggcttgacttgtattgtactgatcatatccttcctgctagcaatacagaaccatttggattgataaccctttgtactacaaatgcataggggattgataccctgggtgaaaacgtGTCTATCAATAAGATGTTGTACAAAAATTACCGTATAAGTTTGGTCGCCTATAAAAGTATCTCGTTTTGAAGATAGTATAAATTTTCTGTTTGTTATGAAGATATCAAACCATAATTTAGTTTTGTGTGATAATTACACGGACATGATCATTTTGGTCCACCGGCCTTCCTTATAATGGaaccagaagaagaaatagCCAAGTTTATGCAATTCTTCTCAAAAATGGGAATTTTGTACTCAGAGATTCCTTTAGAAATGTTTTGTGGCAGAGCTTCGACAACCCGTCAAATACCTGACTGCCCGGAGCTAAGATATGGCTTGCAACGTGAAGCGTCAATGCTTAAAGATCTAGAGGTCCAAGACAAAATATTGAAgattgtgggtttttttttttggtataagaaaaaaacagaaaaatgtatcgaaacttttttttttgttcaacaaaaGATTAGTTCAAACAAGCCAATGGGAGgtaaattgtttacatacaaaacattatGCGGAGATGTGCGCGCATGGCGTGCCAAACAATCCgcttttacatttgcatttctaggaataaaagataaaagaaaaagaagaaaatttatcCTTGTCCATCTTGATATCGTCGAGGTATGTCGAGAACGCTGATCAGTCATgtggcgaagacaccatcttcaccaagtctgaacagtcTGAGTAGAAAGCCACGTCCCAGTAGTCATGCACGATAATACACCGCATAGCCCAAATGAAAGATTCGACTTCGGCATGTAATGGGGAAAGGCTCCACCGGAAATTGATAGCTCCCATGCTTGGCGTCGGATCCTGAAACTGGGTACAGAACCATCATGCACTGGCAAACGAATCACCAGCTTTCCAAGATCCATTAACAAAACAACGGTAGTCTGAAAAGGAAGTGGTAAGGTTCTCGggtcaaaacaaaaaagtccTAATCGGTTATTTTTAGTTACATTTGggtatttttgattaatttgattCGGTTAAATTAGGTATTGGTAAAACCCGATCTAAACAATTCCCCGAACCGAAAgcaaacaaatccaaatcaaacaaGTTTTGATCGGTTAAACCGAGAGAACCGTAACGGTTAACCAAAATTCTCAGTTTGAGTCAAAATCTCATCGTTAAATAAATGAATCAGCTGTGGTCGGTCGGTATTTCGGGTGATGCAAGCTGCAACTGTGATCTACCATTAGTTTAAGTTTAACCAGTAAAACTTTTAAGCATCGCGTGAATTAAACTTTTAACCATTTGTTAGACTTTATTAAACTGGAGTACATGACAAAAGAACCGAACACCAAAAAGTACAAACGAtggttattacttattacatAGTTTAAAGTTTAACCTGCTGTCTTTAAAAAGATTCGGTATATCCACCCGCGAACAAAAGGAATCATATTACGGGTTAACGGATCCGGGTCGGGTACTACACGGAGcgatcataaaaaaaaaaaatcaaacagacgACGACGAGTTTCTTGGCcttgggttaaaaaaaaaaatatctctctgTACGCAGAAGAAGCGGTGGCTCTGAGCCGGCGAAGTTTTATCTCTCATCCCTAAAATTTTCATGTCCATCTTGCCTTCACCGCATAATCAAGGTCACAATTCGTCTTCTTCTAATACAGATTCCTCTCTAAACCCTAGCTTTGAGCATGGCGacaactcttcttctctctctcctcttcccaCCTCTCCTCCTTCCCGGATCTCTTCCACCGGAACTCGATTCGTCGAACATTCTGAACCCACTTCTGATTTCTCCGGTGGCTCTCGAGGTAAGGAAGATTGATTGATAAACTCAACTTACCCctaaattttagggtttttttttgtacattgAACTCGTcaatttggtttagtttttagggcttttttttttacattgaaaGGCAGCTTATTTGGTTGAGTTTTGATTtgggtttttagggtttctttgaAAAATTTCagctttttaaaaatgtttgttataaaaattcagctttttaaaaatgtttcttttagggtttctcaCTTCTTGtctcaattttgaattttgaactgTAGAACCGATTGCTGCAGCTGAGGAGGGACATAGCCGTGGATCTTCCAAAGAGGTAAACTTTAGTTGCTTTCTCAGTAAATGATGAGTCTTTAAAGTCTTTTAAGAAACAAATCTAGTttgcttttcattttttgttgaatGGTCGGTTCGTTGTTGTTTCTATGCTCTGCAGATGACGCAAATTGGAGCAGTGAAGGAGAGTTTTTCCCCACCTAATGCTGATAAACGTGACCATTTTCGATATGATGGTCGAAGGAATAGGTCTAGAGGAAGAGGTACTGGAGGAGGAGCtgctggttcttcttcttctcaattgcAGCATAACACCGGACATTATAATTCTCCTAGAGGCGGTGTTACGCATCATAATCCAACTGGTAGAAGAGCTAATATGATAAGTGGGAACCATTTACTGAACTTTCAGTATGATCCGATTTCGCCGCCACAATCTAGAGGTCCTCCTCCGCCTCAAAGAAAGCAACAGTACAAGGGAAGGCCTTATAACAAGGATATGTTTCTTAAGGCCAATTACAAGTTTGTTGTCTTGGATACTGGAGATCATTCTCCTGATTCTATGGATCCTGACAAAACACTGCAGTGGGATAATATTATTTGTGTAAGGTATTCTACTCCGTCCACTGTGCAGTGTCCGATTTGCTTGGAGTATCCTCTATGTCCGCAGATAACTTCCTGTGGGCATATCTTCTGTTTCCCATGTATTCTACAGTATCTGTTGACGGGTATGGATAACCACAAGGCAGATTGCTTCAAGAGGTGTCCATTGTGCTTCGTGATGATTTCTCCAAGAGAGTTATACACTGTTTATATTGAAAACGTCAAGCAGTATTCTGTAGGAGATCCCGTCGAGTTTGTACTTTTGACCCGCAAGAAAGATTCTTTTGCTCCCACCCGAAAAGTTGAGTATGAGTCGACTGTTACTAGTGGTGATAATGAGATATATGATCCGTTTTCAAAGTTCATTTTCACCCAAGATGTTGATCTTTCTGTCAAACAAGCAGTTTCAGAGTTAGATTCTTGGATTACAAGGGCAGATCCTGGACTTGTTGAAGACTTGGAGAAGCACCTATATGTAAATGCTGCTTTGGATCGTTTGGAGCAGAGAAGAATGTACTGGAATGAGCATAGGCTCTCTTATTACAGCAAATTGAACACACCAGCTAGAAATCGGACACAATCATCTTCACCTCCTGATGTTTCTCGAGTTGGTTATCAAGCACCAAGCTGGGCGCATGGAGCAACAGCTAGCGGTTCCAACAATCAAGAGAAATCAATTGAAGATTCTTCAGTAGATAAGTCAGATGGGGAATCTCAATTTAGTTTGGAAAAGAGTTGTGATAGTGGTCATCCTCTAGAAGACCAAGACGCACCGTCATCGTCCTCATTTAATGGAAGTAAAGGTTTCATGTCGCACCAAAATGACACCAAAGACCTGAAGGACAACGATGCATACAACTTTTATCAGGTAATGTTGTGTTTGCATAAAGTACTAATGAGCTGCATGATGATTGTTCCATTGCTATGGGATGGTCGTTTAATATACTAGAGTCCGAttcttttatatgaaaataaatgttattaataaTTAAGGTGTTTTGTTGTTATCAAAAGTAATTGTGGTGGTGTATATGTAAGATGCTCAAGATGTCTTACCTTTGTGCTCTGGTTGTGTACCTATACAGTCTGTTGATGGTCAGCACATTATCCTTCACACTTTGAATGTGAAGTGCCTTCTTCATCACTATGGCAGCTATGACTTTCTTCCACCAAGGTAAGAGTCCATGTCATTTATGCACTACAATTCTCGTATGCCAAAGACTATGGAATAGGTTGCAATGGAAGCGTCTTCGTTACCTAATCATTTCTGCATGGATTTGTGATACTGATTCAAAAGTGTATGATGTATGGCTCCTTAGTTTATGAAATCAGGCATTGGTGATATATAGAAAGATTGAATTGTTTATTTAGTatgaaaatcaataaaaattgttCAGCGAAAAAGTTATTCTCTGTAGTTTGTTATTCCAGTTGTGTTCTGATTCCAATTTTTGAAATGACAGAGTGAGTGGAAAGATACTGGAAATGGAGACTGTTACCCAGTCGGAAGCCTTAAGGAGACGTTACCGCTTCTTGAGCCATTTTTCTTTAACAACTACATTTCAGGTTTATTTTCCATTGGTTGCTCCCATCATTTATTCATTTGGTTCTACCTGCAGCAAATGTTGCTATGTCTTGACGTTTTTCTCATGAGGTTATCCTCGGTTTGGTAATTTTTCAGATATGTGAGATTGATATGAGGAATTCCTTGCCTCATGATGCCTTTGCTCCATTTATAGATGAAATCAAGAAGCGTGAGAA from Camelina sativa cultivar DH55 chromosome 9, Cs, whole genome shotgun sequence encodes:
- the LOC104710475 gene encoding alpha-mannosidase At3g26720-like; this translates as MAVKCFFSFYLILAAVVIGAVNSEYIEYNTKPRIVPEKINVHLVPHSHDDVGWLKTVDQYYVGSNNSIRGACVQNVLDSVIASLLDDENRKFIYVEIAFFERWWRQQSKAKKVKVKKLVDSGQLEFINGGMCMHDEATPHYIDMIDQTTLGHQFIKSEFGQVPRVGWQIDPFGHSAVQAYLLGAEFGFDSLFFARIDYQDRAKRLREKTLEVIWQGSKSLGSSSQIFTGVFPRHYDPPDGFTFEINDVSAPVQDDPLLFDYNVQERVNDFVAAALAQVNVTRTNHIMWLMGTDFRYQYAYSWFRQMDKFIHYVNKDGRLNVLYSTPSIYTDAKYAANESWPLKTDDFFPYADKPNAYWTGYFTSRPAFKKYVRDLSGYYLAARQLEFLRGRNSSGPTTDMLADALAIAQHHDAVSGTQRQHVAADYALRLSMGYLQAEKLVASSLSFLSAAKSSTEGKNTGTKFQQCPLLNISYCPASEARLSTGKSLVVVVYNSLGWKREEVVRVPVSSENVIVKDASGKEVVSQLLPLSDITLRIRNEYVKAYLGRSPRNTAKHVLAFTASVPPLGFSSYVISDTGRTSRGPSASDVTSGSMNQNVEVGQGNLKLFYSEEGLKMTRYLSTRNQVTAEQSYAYYIGSNGTDKDPQASGAYVFRPDGVLPIKSEGEAQLTVVRGPLFDEVHQDFNSWISQITRVYKGKNHAEIEFTVGPIPADDGISKEVITKLTTTMKTNGTFYTDSNGRDFIKRIRDFRTDWDLQVYQPVSGNYYPINLGIYMQDKTSELSVLVDRAVGGSSLENGQIELMLHRRMQHDDIRGVGEILNETVCLPEGCKGLTIRGKFYVQIDKPGDGAKWRRTFGQEIYSPLLLAFTEQEGDSWINSHQTTFSAFEPSYSLPKNVALLTLQELENGEVLLRLAHLFEVGEDSEYSVMAKVELKKLFHNKKISQVKETSLSGNQEKAQMEKRRLIWKVEGSAGEEVKRGGAMDAEKLVVELVPMEIRTFLIKFDDHIEMVGDSDRDSNNLRE
- the LOC104710477 gene encoding RING finger protein 10; its protein translation is MSILPSPHNQGHNSSSSNTDSSLNPSFEHGDNSSSLSPLPTSPPSRISSTGTRFVEHSEPTSDFSGGSREPIAAAEEGHSRGSSKEMTQIGAVKESFSPPNADKRDHFRYDGRRNRSRGRGTGGGAAGSSSSQLQHNTGHYNSPRGGVTHHNPTGRRANMISGNHLLNFQYDPISPPQSRGPPPPQRKQQYKGRPYNKDMFLKANYKFVVLDTGDHSPDSMDPDKTLQWDNIICVRYSTPSTVQCPICLEYPLCPQITSCGHIFCFPCILQYLLTGMDNHKADCFKRCPLCFVMISPRELYTVYIENVKQYSVGDPVEFVLLTRKKDSFAPTRKVEYESTVTSGDNEIYDPFSKFIFTQDVDLSVKQAVSELDSWITRADPGLVEDLEKHLYVNAALDRLEQRRMYWNEHRLSYYSKLNTPARNRTQSSSPPDVSRVGYQAPSWAHGATASGSNNQEKSIEDSSVDKSDGESQFSLEKSCDSGHPLEDQDAPSSSSFNGSKGFMSHQNDTKDLKDNDAYNFYQSVDGQHIILHTLNVKCLLHHYGSYDFLPPRVSGKILEMETVTQSEALRRRYRFLSHFSLTTTFQICEIDMRNSLPHDAFAPFIDEIKKREKQRKDRARKEQKDKIKAEVAAAAELVVPLMASFGQSSHNDFPPYSLDDFEALGNSAPISSSPPNIGERNSFSHVTRHGFAAGHDSPNLNNDPTNVQSSSSSEVANATTGARNTNMTSFASVTSRTTAPSAPAATIKEPGKRGKKQSRVLLSTTSVRRY